Proteins encoded together in one Epinephelus lanceolatus isolate andai-2023 chromosome 4, ASM4190304v1, whole genome shotgun sequence window:
- the LOC117259774 gene encoding extracellular calcium-sensing receptor-like produces MHKPGDVMLGGLFQVHYTSVLPEPSFTSEPHQLICQGFDPPGFRHVMTMAFAIDEINKNSNLLPNVTLGYSLYDNCATLVIGFSAALSLASGREEQFLLEETCLGTPPVLGIVGDSFSTFSIATSDVIGLFKLPIVSYFATCSCLSDRQRFPSFFRTIPSDAFQVRAMIQILKHFGWTWAGLLVSDDDYGLNVARSFQSDLAQSGGGCLAYSEILPWGDNSAELKRIVTVMKTSTARVVIVFAHQIHMIQLMEEVVRQNVTGLQWMASEAWTAAAVVQTPRLMPYLGGTLGIAIRRGEIPGLRDFLLRIRPDLHDSNNFGHSMVRQFWEQTFQCRFASPPAGWMEAGEEPCTGDEDLESVETEFLDVSNLRPEYNIYKAVYALAYALDNMLQCEPGRRPFSRHSCATLQTLEPWQLTYYLQKVNFTTPFGDQVSFDENGDALPIYDIMNWLWLPNGRTKVQTVGVVRKLASKGEELTLDEDKIFWNFEFKQPPRSVCSESCPPGTRIARKKGQPVCCFDCVPCSEGKSSNETDSMECTSCPEDFWSSAQRDHCVPKKTEFLSYHEPLGICLTAASLLGTFICAVVLVIFIYHRSTPMVRANNSELSFLLLVSLKLCFLCSLLFIGRPRLWTCQLRHAAFGISFVLSVSCILVKTMVVLAVFKASKPGGGASLKWFGPLQQRGTVLVLTSIQGAICTAWLVSSSPAPHKNTQYHNDKIVYECVVGSTIGFAVLLGYIGLLAILSFLLAFLARNLPDCFNEAKLITFSMLIFCAVWVAFVPAYVNSPGKYADAVEVFAILASSFGLLVSLFGPKCYIILLRPERNTKKAIMGRGTKS; encoded by the exons aTGCACAAGCCAGGTGATGTGATGCTGGGTGGGCTGTTTCAGGTCCACTATACCTCAGTCTTACCTGAGCCATCGTTCACCTCAGAACCACATCAGCTCATCTGCCAAGG CTTTGACCCTCCAGGGTTCAGGCATGTCATGACCATGGCCTTTGCTATTGATGAGATCAACAAAAACTCCAACCTGCTACCTAATGTGACTCTGGGATACAGTCTTTATGACAACTGTGCTACACTTGTAATTGGATTCAGTGCTGCATTATCATTGGCCAGTGGTCGAGAAGAGCAGTTTCTGCTCGAGGAGACTTGTTTGGGAACCCCTCCAGTCCTGGGGATTGTGGGTGATTCCTTCTCAACATTTTCTATTGCCACCTCTGACGTGATAGGTTTATTCAAACTGCCCATT GTGAGTTATTTTGCCACATGTTCCTGCTTGAGTGATCGGCAAAGGTTTCCATCTTTCTTTAGAACAATCCCCAGTGATGCTTTTCAG GTGCGTGCCATGATTCAGATTCTGAAACACTTTGGCTGGACTTGGGCAGGTCTGCTGGTCAGTGATGATGATTATGGACTCAATGTTGCGCGATCCTTTCAATCAGACCTGGCTCAGTCTGGTGGAGGTTGTCTAGCCTACTCAGAGATTTTACCCTGGGGTGACAACTCAGCTGAACTAAAGAGGATTGTTACAGTGATGAAGACATCCACAGCTCGTGTGGTCATTGTGTTTGCACATCAAATCCACATGATTCAACTTATGGAAGag GTGGTGAGGCAGAATGTAACAGGCCTTCAGTGGATGGCCAGTGAAGCCtggactgcagctgctgttgtCCAGACTCCACGTCTAATGCCGTACCTGGGTGGCACTCTGGGCATTGCCATCCGCAGAGGAGAAATACCAGGGCTCAGGGATTTTCTGCTAAGAATACGTCCTGACCTACATGACAGTAATAATTTTGGCCATAGCATG gTGAGGCAGTTTTGGGAGCAGACGTTCCAGTGTAGATTTGCTTCACCTCCAGCAGGTTGGATGGAGGCTGGGGAAGAACCGTGCACTGGTGATGAAGACCTAGAGAGTGTGGAGACTGAGTTTTTGGATGTTTCTAACCTCAGGCCtgagtacaatatttacaaGGCTGTGTATGCCCTGGCATATGCCCTTGATAACATGCTGCAGTGTGAGCCAGGGAGACGACCTTTCAGCAGGCACAGCTGTGCCACTCTGCAAACATTGGAACCATGGCAG CTCACATATTACTtgcaaaaggtcaacttcactacACCATTTGGTGATCAAGTGTCATTTGATGAGAATGGTGATGCCTTACCAATATATGATATCATGAACTGGCTGTGGCTCCCTAATGGAAGAACTAAAGTTCAGACTGTGGGGGTTGTTAGGAAGTTGGCCTCCAAAGGTGAAGAGCTCACACTTGATGAAGACAAAATCTTCTGGAACTTTGAATTCAAACAG CCACCCCGATCAGTGTGCAGTGAGAGCTGTCCTCCAGGAACTCGCATTGCCAGGAAAAAGGGGCAGCCTGTGTGCTGTTTCGACTGTGTCCCTTGTTCTGAGGGAAAGAGCAGTAATGAAACAG ACTCCATGGAGTGCACCAGTTGTCCAGAGGACTTCTGGTCCAGTGCCCAGCGAGACCACTGTGTTCCTAAGAAAACAGAGTTCCTGTCCTATCATGAGCCTCTGGGTATCTGCTTGACAGCCGCCTCACTGCTGGGCACATTTATCTGTGCTGTTGTCCTTGTAATCTTCATCTATCATCGCAGTACACCTATGGTACGCGCCAACAATTCAGAACTGAGTTTTCTGCTCTTGGTGTCACTGAAGCTATGTTTCCTGTGTTCTCTGCTGTTTATTGGACGTCCCAGGCTGTGGACATGCCAACTGAGACATGCAGCATTTGGGATCAGCTTTGTGCtttctgtttcttgtattttggtAAAAACCATGGTGGTTCTGGCTGTGTTCAAGGCCTCCAAGCCAGGAGGTGGAGCCAGCCTGAAATGGTTTGGTCCTTTGCAGCAGAGAGGAACAGTTCTGGTTCTTACTTCTATTCAGGGTGCAATCTGCACTGCTTGGCTTGTCTCTTCCTCACCAGCTCCTCATAAAAACACTCAATACCACAATGACAAGATAGTTTATGAGTGTGTAGTTGGGTCCACAATTGGTTTTGCAGTGTTGCTAGGTTACATTGGCTTACTGGCTATCCTCAGCTTCCTGTTAGCATTCCTGGCAAGGAATCTTCCAGATTGTTTCAATGAGGCCAAACTCATCACTTTCAGCATGTTGATCTTCTGTGCAGTGTGGGTGGCCTTTGTCCCTGCTTACGTTAACTCTCCAGGAAAATATGCAGATGCAGTTGAGGTATTTGCCATCCTGGCCTCTAGTTTTGGCCTCTTGGTGTCACTGTTTGGACCCAAATGTTATATTATCCTGTTGAGACCAGAGAGGAACACAAAGAAAGCGATCATGGGTCGCGGAACTAAGTCATAA
- the LOC117259877 gene encoding extracellular calcium-sensing receptor-like: protein MHKPGDVMLGGLFEVHYTSVLPELTFTSEPHQLICQGFDPPGFRHAMTMAFAIDEINKNSNLLPNVTLGYSLYDNCATLVIGFSAALSLASGREEQFLLEETCLGTPPVLGIVGDTISTSSIATSDVIGLFKLPIVSYFATCSCLSDRGRFPSFFRTIPSDAFQVRAMIQILKHFGWTWAGLLVSDDDYGLHVARSFQSDLAQSGGGCLAYSEILPWGDNPAEIKRIVEVMKTSTARVVIVFAHRIHMIQLMEEVVRQNVTGLQWMASEAWTASPVLQTPRLMPYLGGTLGIAIRRGEIPGLREFLLRIRPDLHGNNDFGHSMVRQFWEQTFQCRFAPQPADWVEAGGDLCTGDEDLESVTEFLDVSNLRPEYNIYKAVYALAYALDDMLQCEPGRGPFSRHSCATLQTLEPWQLVYYMEKVNFTTPFGDQVSFDENGDALPIYDIMNWLWLPDGRTKVQSVGVVKKLASKGEELTLDEDKIFWNFESKQPPQSVCSESCPPGTRMARKKGQPMCCFDCVPCSEGKFSNETDSMECTSCPADFWSSAQSDHCVPKETEFLSYNEPLGICLTTASLLGTFVCAVVLAIFIYHRSTPMVRANNSELSFLLLVSLKLCFLCSLLFIGRPRLWTCQLRHAGFGISFVLSVSCILVKTVVVLAVFKASKQGGGASLKWFGPLQQRGTVMVLTSLQGAICTAWLVSSSPAPHKNTQYHNDKIVYECVVGSTIGFGVLLGYIGLLAILSFLLAFLARNLPDNFNEAKLITFSMLIFCAVWVAFVPAYVNSPGKYADAVEVFAILASSFGLLVALFGPKCYIILVRPERNTKKAIMGRGTPKT, encoded by the exons aTGCACAAGCCAGGTGATGTGATGCTGGGTGGGCTGTTTGAGGTCCACTATACCTCAGTCTTACCTGAGCTGACGTTCACCTCAGAACCACATCAGCTCATCTGCCAAGG CTTTGACCCTCCAGGGTTCAGGCATGCCATGACCATGGCCTTTGCTATTGATGAGATCAACAAAAACTCCAACCTGCTACCTAATGTGACTCTGGGATACAGTCTTTATGACAACTGTGCCACACTTGTAATTGGATTCAGTGCTGCATTATCATTGGCCAGTGGTCGAGAAGAGCAGTTTCTGCTCGAGGAGACTTGTTTGGGAACCCCTCCAGTCCTGGGGATTGTGGGTGATACCATCTCAACATCTTCTATTGCCACCTCTGATGTGATAGGTTTATTCAAACTGCCCATT GTGAGTTACTTTGCCACATGCTCCTGCCTAAGTGATAGGGGAAGGTTTCCATCGTTCTTTAGAACAATCCCAAGTGATGCTTTCCAG GTGCGTGCCATGATTCAGATTCTGAAACACTTTGGCTGGACTTGGGCAGGTCTGCTGGTCAGTGATGATGATTATGGACTCCATGTTGCCCGATCCTTTCAATCAGACCTGGCTCAGTCTGGTGGAGGTTGTCTAGCCTATTCAGAGATTTTACCCTGGGGTGACAACCCAGCTGAAATAAAAAGGATTGTGGAAGTGATGAAGACATCCACAGCTCGTGTGGTCATTGTGTTTGCACATCGGATCCACATGATTCAACTTATGGAAGAG GTGGTGAGGCAGAATGTGACAGGCCTTCAGTGGATGGCCAGTGAAGCCTGGACTGCATCTCCTGTTCTCCAGACTCCACGTCTCATGCCATACCTGGGTGGCACTCTGGGCATTGCCATCCGCAGAGGAGAAATACCAGGGCTCAGGGAATTTCTGTTAAGAATACGTCCAGACCTACATGGCAATAACGATTTTGGCCATAGCATG gTGAGGCAGTTTTGGGAGCAGACGTTCCAGTGTAGATTTGCTCCGCAGCCAGCAGATTGGGTAGAGGCTGGGGGAGACCTATGCACTGGTGATGAAGACCTAGAGAGTGTGACTGAGTTTTTGGATGTTTCTAATCTCAGGCCtgagtacaatatttacaaGGCTGTGTATGCCCTGGCATATGCCCTTGATGACATGCTGCAGTGTGAGCCAGGGAGAGGGCCCTTCAGTAGGCACAGCTGTGCCACTTTGCAAACATTGGAGCCGTGGCAG CTTGTGTATTACATggaaaaggtcaacttcaccacaccatTTGGTGATCAAGTGTCATTTGATGAGAATGGTGATGCCTTACCAATATATGATATCATGAACTGGCTGTGGCTCCCTGATGGACGAACTAAAGTTCAGAGTGTGGGGGTTGTTAAGAAGTTGGCCTCCAAAGGTGAAGAACTCACACTTGATGAAGACAAAATCTTCTGGAACTTTGAATCCAAACAG CCACcccagtcagtgtgcagtgagaGCTGTCCTCCAGGTACCCGCATGGCTAGAAAAAAGGGGCAGCCTATGTGTTGTTTCGACTGTGTCCCTTGTTCTGAGGGAAAGTTCAGCAATGAAACAG ACTCCATGGAGTGCACCAGTTGTCCAGCGGACTTCTGGTCCAGTGCCCAGAGTGATCACTGTGTTCCTAAGGAAACAGAGTTCCTGTCCTATAATGAGCCTCTGGGTATCTGCCTGACAACCGCCTCATTGCTGGGCACATTTGTCTGTGCTGTTGTCCTGGCAATCTTCATCTATCATCGCAGTACACCTATGGTACGTGCCAACAATTCAGAACTGAGTTTCCTGCTCTTGGTGTCACTTAAATTATGTTTCCTTTGCTCACTGCTGTTTATTGGACGTCCCAGGCTGTGGACATGCCAACTGAGACATGCAGGATTTGGGATCAGCTTTGTGCtttctgtttcttgtattttggtAAAAACTGTGGTGGTTCTGGCTGTGTTCAAGGCCTCCAAGCAAGGAGGTGGGGCCAGCCTGAAATGGTTTGGTCCTTTGCAGCAGAGAGGAACAGTTATGGTTCTTACATCTCTTCAGGGTGCAATCTGCACTGCTTGGCTTGTCTCTTCCTCACCAGCTCCTCATAAAAACACTCAATACCACAATGACAAGATAGTTTATGAGTGTGTAGTTGGGTCCACCATTGGTTTTGGAGTGCTACTGGGCTATATTGGCTTACTGGCTATCCTCAGCTTCCTGTTAGCATTCTTGGCAAGGAATCTTCCAGATAACTTTAATGAGGCCAAACTCATTACTTTCAGCATGCTGATCTTCTGTGCAGTGTGGGTGGCCTTTGTCCCTGCTTATGTCAACTCCCCAGGAAAATATGCAGATGCAGTTGAGGTATTTGCCATCCTGGCCTCAAGTTTTGGCCTGCTGGTTGCTCTGTTTGGACCCAAATGTTACATAATCCTGGTGAGACCAGAGAGGAACACAAAGAAAGCAATCATGGGTCGAGGAACCCCCAAGACATAA